A window of Deferribacterota bacterium genomic DNA:
AGATAATAGTCTAAAAAATATTAAACTAGATATAGCAGATATTGATGAGTATAATGTTATTAAAGGACCTGGTTCATTTACTGGCATAAGGATTGGTATAGCTACCATTATGGGTTTTGCGTTATCATTTAATAAACCATTTTATGGTATATCCCTATTAGATGCTTACGCTTTAACATTGGATTGCTCTGAGATGGTTGTAATATATCCTTTAAGAAAAGGAATAGGTGTTGCCAAATATTATAATTTCGATAATGATAACTTTTCTGATTATAAATTGATAAATAGTGACAGTGAAATGACCTTTTCTAATAAAAATATATTGTATGATAATAATTTTGATCTAAGTAAATCATTGCTAAATAAAAAAATTGTGCATTTAAAAGGAGATTATAAACCTTTATATTTTTTAGATTATTATAGCAAGAAAATAAACTATAAGAGGTGAATTATGGTGGAAAAAGAGGGAGAAATAGTAGAGATTCTGAGGGATAAGGATGATGAATTCAAAAAATTATATTTAGAACATATTAGGTTAGAACAAGACTTAGAAGCATTATATTCTTTAAAATATTTTCCACCAGAGGTTGAAAAGAAGATTAAAGAGATAAAGGTTTTAAAACTTCGTTATAAGGATAGGATGAGGCAAATTATCTCAAACTACAAGAATAGTTATAATTAAAATTGTAATAAAAATATAT
This region includes:
- a CDS encoding DUF465 domain-containing protein, whose product is MVEKEGEIVEILRDKDDEFKKLYLEHIRLEQDLEALYSLKYFPPEVEKKIKEIKVLKLRYKDRMRQIISNYKNSYN
- the tsaB gene encoding tRNA (adenosine(37)-N6)-threonylcarbamoyltransferase complex dimerization subunit type 1 TsaB, encoding MHILLVDTSGDYLRLAIANDSNLLLNINYKLGRYINENLLTIIDNSLKNIKLDIADIDEYNVIKGPGSFTGIRIGIATIMGFALSFNKPFYGISLLDAYALTLDCSEMVVIYPLRKGIGVAKYYNFDNDNFSDYKLINSDSEMTFSNKNILYDNNFDLSKSLLNKKIVHLKGDYKPLYFLDYYSKKINYKR